A part of Parafrankia discariae genomic DNA contains:
- a CDS encoding HdeD family acid-resistance protein, translated as MTTTYRQNRETQRPSSLWSALVILGVAVTVLGLLLITNPFTTAGALAVIAGVALLVSGIAEIVSAVRADNSSSAVLFGALTAAAGVVILLWPGVTLHAIALVVGATLIVAGVVRALLVLASRTGQAGHAGGVTRGLLIAALAVVLGVLALAWPSSTVVVLAVLFGIQLVVTGVTEVALGLALRP; from the coding sequence ATGACGACGACGTATCGACAGAACCGGGAGACACAGCGACCGAGCTCGCTGTGGTCGGCCCTGGTCATCCTCGGAGTCGCGGTCACGGTCCTGGGACTGCTGCTCATCACCAATCCCTTCACCACCGCCGGCGCGCTGGCCGTCATCGCCGGGGTGGCTCTTCTCGTCTCCGGCATCGCCGAGATCGTCTCCGCCGTGCGCGCCGATAACAGCAGCTCCGCCGTCCTCTTCGGGGCGCTCACCGCCGCCGCCGGCGTGGTGATCCTGCTGTGGCCGGGGGTGACGCTGCACGCCATCGCGCTGGTGGTCGGCGCGACCCTGATCGTCGCGGGGGTGGTCCGGGCCCTGCTGGTACTGGCGAGCCGCACCGGTCAGGCGGGCCACGCCGGCGGCGTCACCCGGGGCCTGCTCATCGCGGCGCTCGCCGTCGTCCTCGGGGTGCTGGCCCTGGCCTGGCCGTCCTCCACCGTGGTGGTGCTCGCGGTGCTGTTCGGCATCCAGCTCGTCGTCACCGGCGTGACCGAGGTGGCACTCGGCCTGGCCCTGCGCCCCTGA
- a CDS encoding tyrosine-protein phosphatase codes for MATEDLAAEQLANLRDIGGMTTTDGRVTNPGVLYRSEMPRVGDARPAGEFTWPPPTVVDLRSAVERGSSPHPLSLLGSEIHVMPLLGEETGRVSDSLPPDALAGGLRTLYAAMLDIATPRLVEILDLAAEAPGPLLVHCAAGKDRTGVVVTLLLRLAGVVPDQVVADYLLTGENMPGVLRRLRGHAILPDGRVVDREVTKVSMAAVEQVLTIIDGHPQGPEGWFLDRGARPEAVELWRKRILG; via the coding sequence ATGGCAACGGAAGATCTCGCCGCGGAACAGCTGGCCAACCTGCGCGACATCGGTGGGATGACCACCACGGACGGCCGCGTCACCAACCCGGGTGTGCTGTACCGCAGCGAGATGCCCCGGGTCGGGGACGCCCGGCCGGCCGGGGAGTTCACCTGGCCGCCGCCGACCGTGGTCGACCTGCGCTCGGCGGTGGAGCGGGGGAGCTCCCCGCACCCGCTGTCGCTGCTCGGCTCGGAGATCCACGTGATGCCCCTGCTCGGGGAGGAGACCGGCCGGGTCAGTGACTCGCTGCCGCCGGACGCGCTCGCCGGCGGCCTGCGCACGCTGTACGCCGCGATGCTCGACATCGCGACGCCCCGGCTGGTGGAGATCCTCGACCTGGCGGCGGAGGCCCCCGGTCCGCTCCTGGTGCACTGCGCGGCCGGCAAGGACCGCACGGGCGTGGTCGTCACCCTCCTCCTGCGCCTGGCCGGTGTCGTCCCGGACCAGGTGGTCGCCGACTACCTGCTCACCGGCGAGAACATGCCGGGCGTGCTGCGCCGCCTGCGGGGGCACGCGATCCTCCCCGACGGCCGGGTCGTCGACAGGGAGGTCACCAAGGTCTCGATGGCCGCCGTCGAGCAGGTGCTGACCATCATCGACGGGCATCCGCAGGGCCCGGAGGGCTGGTTCCTCGACCGCGGCGCCCGGCCCGAGGCCGTCGAACTCTGGCGCAAGCGCATCCTGGGCTGA
- a CDS encoding lysophospholipid acyltransferase family protein, with the protein MAEYVYRPVIHTAMGLFRALRLRLDVRGEENIPAGGGAIVLINHVSYLDFALAGVPFWRTRRRMVRFMAKKQVFDHRASGPLMRGMHHIPVDRAAGAGSLLTAVRALRAGELVGVFPEATISPSYCLAPFKSGAARMAVEAEVPVIPLVLWGSQRILTKDRPRNLRAAVGTPVSITVGKPVPYSELPDAQTGTALLELRMGELLDDAQRRYPAPPPGESPWWLPAHLGGSAPEPPARPTG; encoded by the coding sequence ATGGCGGAGTACGTGTACCGGCCGGTCATCCATACGGCGATGGGGCTCTTCCGCGCGTTGCGCCTGCGGCTGGACGTACGCGGTGAGGAGAACATCCCGGCCGGTGGCGGGGCCATCGTGCTGATCAACCACGTCTCCTACCTGGACTTCGCGCTCGCCGGGGTTCCCTTCTGGCGCACCCGGCGGCGCATGGTCCGGTTCATGGCCAAGAAGCAGGTGTTCGACCACCGCGCCAGTGGGCCGCTGATGCGGGGGATGCACCACATCCCGGTCGACCGGGCGGCCGGGGCCGGCTCCCTGCTCACGGCGGTGCGCGCGCTGCGCGCGGGCGAACTCGTCGGGGTGTTCCCCGAGGCGACGATCAGCCCGAGCTACTGCCTGGCGCCGTTCAAGTCGGGCGCGGCCCGGATGGCCGTCGAGGCCGAGGTGCCCGTGATCCCCCTGGTGCTCTGGGGCAGCCAGCGGATCCTGACCAAGGACCGGCCCCGGAACCTGCGCGCGGCGGTCGGCACGCCGGTCTCGATCACGGTCGGCAAGCCCGTCCCGTACTCGGAGCTGCCGGACGCCCAGACCGGCACCGCGCTGCTGGAGCTGCGGATGGGTGAGCTGCTCGACGACGCGCAGCGCCGCTACCCGGCGCCCCCGCCGGGTGAGTCCCCCTGGTGGCTGCCCGCCCATCTCGGCGGATCGGCGCCCGAGCCTCCCGCCCGTCCCACCGGCTGA
- a CDS encoding 3-hydroxybutyryl-CoA dehydrogenase, whose translation MAETQAEQVQTASKIPTAGEIRRIGVVGCGLMGSGIAEACARAGLDVLVREVDAGAVEAGRRRITASLDRGARSGKIQEADRDAALGRLSFTTDLGDFGDRQFTVEAIAENEQLKTEIFAALDKVVADDSAIFASNTSSIPIMKLGMATNRPDQVLGVHFFNPVPVMRLVELVPSLLTAEGTLARAQEFVTTALHKEVIRSQDRAGFVVNALLVPYLLSAIRMQESGFASAEDIDLGMVLGCAHPMGPLRLIDLIGLDTVKAVAESMYEEFKEPLYSPPPLLMRMVDAGLLGKKSGRGFHSYA comes from the coding sequence GTGGCCGAGACCCAGGCGGAGCAGGTACAGACCGCGAGCAAGATCCCGACGGCCGGCGAGATCCGGCGGATCGGCGTCGTCGGCTGCGGTCTGATGGGCTCCGGCATCGCCGAGGCGTGCGCCCGGGCCGGGCTGGACGTCCTGGTCCGGGAGGTCGACGCCGGCGCGGTCGAGGCCGGCCGCCGCCGGATCACCGCCTCGCTGGACCGCGGCGCCCGCAGCGGCAAGATCCAGGAGGCCGACCGGGACGCCGCGCTGGGCCGGCTGTCGTTCACCACCGACCTCGGCGACTTCGGTGACCGCCAGTTCACCGTCGAGGCCATCGCCGAGAACGAGCAGCTCAAGACCGAGATCTTCGCCGCGCTCGACAAGGTCGTCGCCGACGACTCCGCGATCTTCGCCTCGAACACGTCGTCCATTCCGATCATGAAGCTGGGGATGGCCACCAACCGGCCGGACCAGGTGCTCGGCGTGCACTTCTTCAACCCGGTGCCGGTGATGCGGCTGGTGGAGCTCGTCCCGTCGCTGCTCACCGCGGAGGGGACCCTCGCCCGCGCCCAGGAGTTCGTGACCACCGCGCTGCACAAGGAGGTCATCCGCTCGCAGGACCGCGCCGGCTTCGTGGTGAACGCGCTGCTGGTGCCCTACCTGCTCTCGGCCATCCGGATGCAGGAGTCCGGCTTCGCCTCCGCGGAGGACATCGACCTCGGCATGGTGCTCGGCTGCGCCCACCCGATGGGGCCGCTGCGGCTGATCGACCTGATCGGGCTCGACACCGTGAAGGCCGTCGCCGAGTCGATGTACGAGGAGTTCAAGGAGCCGCTGTACTCGCCGCCGCCGCTGCTGATGCGCATGGTGGACGCCGGCCTGCTCGGGAAGAAGAGCGGACGCGGCTTCCACAGCTACGCCTGA
- the add gene encoding adenosine deaminase, whose translation MSDPVTRQVTDEVSDERFVDGLPKVELHVHLEGSMLPTTLLRLARRHDVDHLPTDLDALRAYYAFRDFDHFIEVYLAAVQVLRDEEDFRLLARETALGLAAQRVRYAEITFTPFLHVQRGIDPAVVFAGVEAGRLDAEREAGIQVRWITDIPGLPGTDNVASGERTLELALAHGGEGVIALGLGGPEVGVPRPQFGPVFTAARDAGLHRVPHAGETTGPRTIWDSLEHLHAERIGHGTSALADPALVEHLRRHRIPLEVSPTSNLRTGAVASYAAHPLPEMIAQGLEVNLNSDDPPMFNTTLRAEYLHALRSLGLSRQQVFDVAAAAVEHSFLPADGKQRLRDEFTAAAPDLGVRPAAPAGS comes from the coding sequence GTGAGCGACCCCGTGACCCGGCAGGTCACCGACGAGGTCAGTGACGAGCGGTTCGTGGACGGGCTGCCGAAGGTGGAGCTGCACGTCCACCTGGAGGGCTCGATGCTGCCGACGACCCTGCTGCGGCTCGCCCGCCGCCACGACGTCGACCACCTACCGACCGACCTGGACGCCCTGCGGGCCTACTACGCGTTCCGCGACTTCGACCACTTCATCGAGGTCTACCTGGCCGCCGTCCAGGTCCTGCGGGACGAGGAGGACTTCCGGCTGCTCGCCCGGGAGACCGCGCTCGGGCTGGCCGCGCAGCGGGTGCGCTACGCGGAGATCACCTTCACGCCGTTCCTGCACGTCCAGCGAGGGATCGACCCCGCGGTCGTGTTCGCCGGCGTGGAGGCGGGCCGGCTCGACGCCGAGCGCGAGGCCGGCATCCAGGTCCGCTGGATCACCGACATCCCCGGCCTGCCGGGGACGGACAACGTCGCCTCCGGCGAGCGCACCCTGGAGCTGGCCCTGGCCCATGGCGGCGAGGGTGTGATCGCGCTGGGCCTGGGCGGGCCCGAGGTCGGGGTGCCGCGGCCCCAGTTCGGCCCGGTCTTCACCGCGGCGCGGGACGCCGGCCTGCACCGCGTCCCGCACGCGGGCGAGACGACCGGGCCGCGGACCATCTGGGACTCGCTCGAACACCTGCACGCGGAGCGGATCGGGCACGGGACGAGCGCGCTGGCCGACCCGGCTCTGGTCGAGCATCTGCGCCGGCACCGCATCCCGTTGGAGGTCTCCCCCACCTCGAACCTGCGTACCGGGGCCGTGGCCAGCTACGCGGCGCACCCGCTGCCCGAGATGATCGCGCAGGGCCTCGAGGTGAACCTGAACAGCGACGACCCGCCCATGTTCAACACGACGCTGCGCGCGGAGTACCTGCACGCGCTGCGCTCGCTCGGGCTCTCCCGGCAGCAGGTGTTCGACGTGGCCGCCGCCGCGGTGGAGCACTCCTTCCTCCCGGCGGACGGCAAGCAGCGGCTGCGGGACGAGTTCACCGCGGCCGCGCCGGATCTCGGCGTCCGCCCCGCGGCCCCCGCCGGGAGCTGA
- a CDS encoding AEC family transporter, translating to MSALVVVLVGLAAGVVAQRSFQLPDDAPRALNIWLLDVALPALTLRTLHGVEIPSNVAVVVAAPYLLFAVTVLIYLAAARLMRLPREVVVALIAVTAVANTSFVGIPMVTAFFGERWVPVALLVDQLGSALLLNTVVLVLVTATAGAASTPLAVARTALARPALIALVLALALRPVGFPAWLDEALAALGATLTPLALFSVGLQLRLPAVRRWRGELTLGLVVKLVVAPAVVLGCYALAGALTGSGVRTDPNVGVALFEAAMPPMVAGAIIANRHGLASPLPSLLVGVGAPLSVLTLAVWSLPLHQ from the coding sequence GTGTCCGCCCTGGTCGTCGTACTTGTCGGCCTTGCCGCCGGGGTGGTGGCGCAGCGCTCGTTCCAGCTCCCCGACGATGCCCCGCGGGCGCTCAACATCTGGCTGCTCGACGTCGCCCTGCCCGCGCTGACCCTGCGCACGCTGCACGGCGTGGAGATCCCGTCGAACGTCGCGGTCGTCGTGGCCGCCCCGTACCTCCTGTTCGCCGTCACCGTGCTGATCTACCTGGCGGCGGCCCGGCTGATGCGGCTGCCGCGGGAGGTCGTGGTCGCGCTGATCGCCGTGACCGCGGTGGCGAACACCTCGTTCGTCGGCATCCCGATGGTCACGGCGTTCTTCGGCGAGCGGTGGGTCCCCGTCGCGCTGCTCGTCGACCAGCTCGGATCCGCCCTGCTGCTGAACACCGTCGTGCTGGTGCTGGTGACAGCCACCGCGGGTGCCGCGTCGACGCCGCTGGCGGTGGCCCGCACGGCGTTGGCGCGCCCCGCGCTCATCGCCCTGGTGCTGGCGCTGGCACTGCGCCCGGTGGGCTTCCCCGCCTGGCTGGACGAGGCCCTCGCCGCCCTCGGGGCCACGCTGACCCCGCTGGCCCTGTTCTCGGTGGGCCTGCAGCTGCGGCTGCCGGCCGTCCGGCGGTGGCGGGGTGAGCTGACCCTGGGACTGGTGGTGAAGCTGGTCGTCGCGCCGGCGGTGGTCCTCGGCTGCTACGCGCTCGCGGGCGCGCTCACCGGCTCGGGTGTCCGCACCGATCCGAACGTCGGGGTGGCCCTGTTCGAGGCCGCCATGCCGCCGATGGTCGCCGGGGCGATCATCGCCAACCGGCACGGCCTGGCCTCACCGCTGCCGAGCCTGCTCGTCGGGGTGGGCGCTCCACTGTCGGTACTCACCCTCGCGGTCTGGTCCCTTCCGCTGCACCAGTGA
- a CDS encoding alkane 1-monooxygenase produces the protein MTAPVLVGPGGVAWRDGKRYMWLTALLPPLLPIVSFGLWHRTGSGLPWWLTPAFVFLLLPVLDATTPKDPVGAPEGTRAALDADRYYRWCTYLYLPLAGVALVMGCWAWTRGDLSVVERVAVVLALGTVTGIGINTAHELGHKRARVERRLSKAMLAPAAYGHFYVEHNRGHHVHVATPRDPASARMGESFWRFWPRTVVGSLRSAWALEAARLRLRGRSPWSPRNEVLSSWCYTVVLFGILAAVFGPAVLAFLALQAVVGFSLLESVNYIEHYGLARERTAAGRYEKVDPRHSWNSDDVISNLALYHLPRHSDHHAYPTMRYQSLRSFAAAPQLPAGYGSMIVASLFPRFWFRVMDPRVAAHYGGDVTRANLAPAHRARLIARYGGSAAVAAVAVAPAAASPRAGGPAGPEVDASPDRVPAG, from the coding sequence ATGACGGCGCCGGTGCTCGTCGGCCCGGGCGGGGTGGCCTGGCGCGACGGCAAGCGTTACATGTGGCTGACGGCGCTGCTGCCGCCGTTGCTGCCGATCGTCTCGTTCGGGCTCTGGCACCGCACCGGGTCAGGTCTGCCCTGGTGGCTCACCCCCGCCTTCGTCTTCCTGCTGCTGCCCGTGCTCGACGCGACGACACCGAAGGACCCGGTCGGCGCCCCGGAGGGAACCCGCGCGGCGCTGGACGCCGACCGCTACTACCGCTGGTGCACCTACCTCTACCTGCCGCTCGCCGGGGTCGCGCTGGTCATGGGCTGCTGGGCGTGGACGCGCGGCGACCTGTCGGTGGTCGAGCGGGTCGCGGTCGTCCTCGCGCTCGGCACCGTCACCGGGATCGGCATCAACACCGCGCACGAGCTGGGCCACAAACGGGCCCGGGTCGAGCGCCGGCTCTCGAAGGCGATGCTGGCGCCCGCCGCCTACGGGCACTTCTACGTGGAGCACAACCGGGGCCATCACGTCCACGTCGCGACGCCGCGGGATCCGGCCAGCGCCCGGATGGGGGAGAGCTTCTGGCGGTTCTGGCCGCGCACGGTCGTTGGCAGCCTGCGGTCGGCCTGGGCGCTCGAGGCGGCCCGGCTGCGGCTGCGCGGTCGTTCGCCCTGGTCACCGCGTAACGAGGTGCTGTCCTCCTGGTGTTACACGGTGGTGCTCTTCGGCATTCTCGCGGCGGTGTTCGGCCCGGCGGTGCTCGCCTTCCTCGCGTTGCAGGCGGTCGTGGGTTTCTCGCTGCTGGAGTCGGTCAACTACATCGAGCACTACGGGCTGGCGCGGGAGCGGACCGCGGCCGGCCGGTACGAGAAGGTCGACCCGCGGCACAGCTGGAACAGCGACGACGTCATCAGCAATCTCGCGCTTTACCACCTGCCGCGACACAGCGACCATCACGCGTATCCCACCATGCGCTACCAGTCGCTGCGTTCCTTCGCCGCCGCTCCGCAGCTTCCCGCCGGCTACGGCTCGATGATCGTCGCGTCGCTGTTCCCCCGGTTCTGGTTCCGCGTGATGGATCCGCGGGTCGCCGCGCACTACGGCGGTGACGTGACCCGGGCCAATCTCGCCCCCGCGCACCGCGCGCGGCTCATCGCCCGCTACGGCGGGAGTGCCGCCGTAGCCGCCGTGGCTGTCGCACCAGCGGCCGCTTCGCCGCGGGCCGGTGGGCCCGCCGGGCCGGAGGTCGACGCGTCGCCCGATCGGGTTCCGGCGGGCTGA
- a CDS encoding cation:proton antiporter, producing the protein MNATETSFVTAAPVASLSHHSLLVFLLQVTVLLCLALGLGRLALRLGLPSVVGELLAGVLVGPSLLGAVASDFSGWLLPADPDQMHLLDALGQIGVILLVGLTGVEMDMRMVRRRGATAARISIAGLVLPVGLGIGAGLLLPESLLADGADRGEFALFLGVSMGVSAIPVAAKILHDMRLLHRNVGQLILAAATVDDVVGWSLLSVVSAMATTGVRGGDIAWPVLSVIGVVTAAFVVGRPLARLAVAVGGLGRPSADSAGAADPAGAGGTGSSGIAVVVVFVLAAAAGTHALKLEAILGAFVAGILLGSTPTLDISRLEPLRLMVMGVLAPIFFASAGLRVDLTALTRPEVALAAVVILGLAILGKFVGAYIGARASRLGHWEALSLGAGLNARGVIEIVVAGTGLRLGVLSTATYTVIVLVAVVTSIMTPPILRATMRRVEQTAQERLRELDLAGRSRGAPRGIDAERPREPNAPAG; encoded by the coding sequence GTGAACGCGACGGAGACGTCATTCGTGACGGCGGCCCCGGTAGCCTCGTTGTCCCATCATTCACTGCTCGTCTTTCTGCTTCAGGTGACGGTCCTGTTGTGCCTCGCGTTGGGGCTCGGCCGGCTCGCCCTCCGGCTCGGGCTGCCCTCCGTGGTCGGCGAGCTGCTCGCGGGCGTGTTGGTCGGCCCGTCGCTGCTGGGGGCGGTCGCGTCCGACTTCTCGGGCTGGCTGCTGCCCGCCGATCCGGACCAGATGCACCTGCTCGACGCGCTGGGGCAGATCGGGGTGATCCTCCTGGTCGGCCTCACCGGCGTCGAGATGGACATGCGGATGGTCCGCCGGCGGGGAGCCACCGCCGCGCGGATCAGCATCGCCGGCCTCGTCCTCCCGGTCGGGCTCGGGATCGGCGCGGGCCTGCTCCTGCCGGAGTCACTGCTGGCGGACGGCGCCGACCGTGGGGAGTTCGCGCTGTTCCTCGGGGTGTCGATGGGGGTCAGCGCGATCCCCGTCGCTGCCAAGATCCTGCACGACATGCGGCTGCTGCACCGCAACGTCGGCCAGCTCATCCTCGCCGCCGCGACGGTCGACGACGTGGTCGGCTGGTCGTTACTGTCGGTGGTTTCCGCGATGGCGACTACGGGGGTACGCGGCGGCGACATCGCGTGGCCGGTGCTCAGTGTGATCGGTGTCGTGACCGCGGCGTTCGTCGTCGGCCGCCCGCTCGCCCGGCTGGCGGTCGCCGTCGGCGGCCTCGGCCGGCCGTCCGCTGATTCGGCCGGAGCGGCTGACCCGGCCGGCGCCGGTGGTACCGGTAGTTCCGGTATCGCGGTGGTGGTCGTCTTCGTCCTCGCCGCGGCGGCCGGAACGCACGCCCTCAAACTGGAGGCGATCCTCGGCGCGTTCGTCGCCGGCATCCTGCTCGGGTCCACGCCGACCCTGGACATCTCACGGCTCGAGCCGCTGCGCCTCATGGTCATGGGTGTGCTCGCGCCGATCTTCTTCGCGTCCGCCGGGCTGCGCGTCGACCTGACCGCGCTGACCCGGCCGGAGGTTGCGCTCGCCGCCGTCGTGATCCTCGGACTGGCGATCCTGGGCAAGTTCGTCGGTGCCTACATCGGTGCCCGCGCGAGCCGGTTGGGCCACTGGGAGGCACTCTCGCTGGGCGCGGGCCTGAACGCCCGCGGCGTCATCGAGATCGTCGTGGCCGGCACGGGCCTGCGCCTCGGTGTCCTGTCCACCGCGACGTACACCGTGATCGTCCTGGTGGCGGTCGTGACGTCGATCATGACGCCGCCGATCCTGCGGGCGACCATGCGCCGGGTGGAGCAGACCGCGCAGGAGCGACTGCGCGAGCTCGACCTGGCCGGCCGCTCCCGCGGGGCGCCCCGCGGCATCGACGCCGAACGCCCCCGCGAGCCGAACGCCCCTGCCGGCTGA
- a CDS encoding flagellar biosynthesis protein FlhF, with protein MNTSDANTSDAREPDSGSPSGGRAIDGGPSARSTTDLTAQPNRVDRTDDHAVPVAPAPLGATPPPDTAAEPADTSEYALVGDEPGFSTTARGSAEPPVDSTVPPGDSTVPPGAVPGEPAADRSTSSGPTAAGAASSDEPEGDWRQVLIDFVDHPRQAVEKADRLVDEAVRSLTDRISREHSGLRSAWHDHGEPSTEDLRKALRGYREFFEKVLSTH; from the coding sequence ATGAACACATCCGACGCGAACACATCCGACGCACGCGAGCCCGACAGCGGGTCGCCATCCGGCGGCCGAGCCATTGACGGCGGCCCGTCCGCCCGCTCCACGACGGACCTGACGGCCCAGCCGAACCGGGTGGACAGGACGGACGACCACGCGGTCCCGGTGGCTCCAGCACCGCTGGGCGCGACGCCGCCGCCCGACACGGCGGCGGAACCGGCGGACACCTCGGAGTACGCCCTCGTCGGCGACGAGCCGGGGTTCAGCACCACGGCGCGTGGTTCCGCGGAACCGCCGGTCGACTCCACAGTGCCACCGGGCGACTCCACGGTGCCGCCGGGCGCCGTTCCCGGGGAGCCGGCCGCGGACCGATCGACTTCGAGCGGCCCGACCGCCGCGGGCGCGGCCTCGTCCGACGAGCCGGAAGGCGACTGGCGGCAGGTCCTGATCGACTTCGTCGACCATCCCCGGCAGGCGGTCGAGAAGGCCGACCGGCTGGTGGACGAGGCGGTCCGGTCGCTGACCGACCGGATCAGCCGGGAACACTCGGGGCTGCGCTCCGCCTGGCACGACCATGGCGAGCCGTCGACCGAGGACCTGCGCAAGGCGCTGCGCGGTTACCGGGAGTTCTTCGAGAAGGTCCTGAGCACCCACTGA
- a CDS encoding SOS response-associated peptidase has protein sequence MCGRYTQTLSADDLAAAMSAVDETGGHVAESYNVAPTTVMPIVVARPAGAAGTGGDTGEVNGAGGAGDAGGAGDPEAAGGGRVLRLATWGLVPFWAKDRAIGSRLINARAESVASKPAFRAAFAARRCLVPATGFYEWRRRGGSRRGQPYYIHPAGHPGADGLFAFAGLYEVWSKGEQPLTTFTILTTDAAAGIEFIHDRSPVVVPRSAWSRWIDPTPLDPAALAGILRPAPAGVFAAHPVSLEVGNVRNSGRHLVDRVEVDPEEAAAAAGPPGAGSGPVVGPTPDAEGNAPHEAGLFDEDGVGPHARR, from the coding sequence ATGTGCGGCAGGTATACCCAGACTCTGAGCGCCGACGATCTCGCCGCGGCGATGTCCGCGGTGGACGAGACGGGCGGCCACGTGGCGGAGAGCTACAACGTCGCCCCGACCACGGTGATGCCGATCGTGGTCGCTCGCCCGGCTGGTGCGGCTGGCACGGGTGGAGACACCGGCGAGGTGAACGGGGCTGGCGGGGCCGGTGACGCTGGCGGGGCCGGTGATCCGGAGGCCGCGGGCGGCGGGCGGGTTCTGCGGCTGGCCACCTGGGGCCTGGTCCCGTTCTGGGCGAAGGACCGGGCGATCGGCAGTCGCCTGATCAACGCCCGGGCCGAGTCGGTGGCGTCCAAGCCGGCGTTCCGCGCGGCGTTCGCCGCCCGGCGGTGCCTCGTCCCCGCCACCGGCTTCTACGAGTGGCGGCGGCGCGGTGGCTCGCGCCGCGGCCAGCCGTACTACATCCATCCGGCCGGCCACCCGGGGGCCGACGGCCTGTTCGCCTTCGCCGGGCTCTACGAGGTCTGGTCGAAGGGCGAGCAGCCGCTGACCACGTTCACGATCCTGACCACCGACGCGGCCGCGGGCATCGAGTTCATCCATGACCGGTCACCCGTCGTGGTGCCGCGTTCGGCCTGGTCACGGTGGATCGACCCGACGCCGCTGGACCCGGCGGCGCTCGCCGGGATCCTGCGGCCCGCGCCGGCCGGGGTGTTCGCCGCGCATCCGGTCTCGCTCGAGGTCGGAAACGTCCGCAACTCCGGCCGTCATCTCGTCGACCGCGTCGAGGTCGACCCGGAGGAGGCCGCCGCCGCGGCGGGTCCCCCGGGCGCCGGATCGGGGCCGGTCGTCGGGCCCACGCCCGATGCGGAGGGAAACGCCCCGCATGAGGCCGGTCTCTTCGACGAGGATGGCGTGGGTCCGCACGCGCGGCGATGA
- a CDS encoding M50 family metallopeptidase, with translation MAAYGPSAGDDPPATRRGAATSDLLSRSLDAQPAPAHWILVLTGVVALLTVASDRTWPTARHVVTIAHEGGHALAAVATGRRLAGVRLHSDTSGVTVSSGRPTGPGVILTVAAGYTTPSLLGLGASGLLATGRISLLLQILVALLLVMLVVVRNAFGVVSVLVSTVVVLGISWFAADDVQAGFAAYATWFLLLGAVRPIIEVQRQRRQRRARDSDPDQLARLTGLPGAFWVGTFGLLSLGCLATAAAALVV, from the coding sequence GTGGCGGCATACGGTCCGTCCGCCGGCGACGATCCACCGGCGACGAGGAGAGGGGCAGCCACGTCCGATCTGCTGAGCCGGAGCCTCGACGCGCAGCCGGCCCCCGCGCACTGGATCCTCGTCCTCACCGGGGTCGTCGCGCTGCTCACTGTGGCGAGTGACCGCACCTGGCCGACCGCCCGGCATGTCGTGACGATCGCGCACGAGGGCGGGCATGCCCTCGCCGCGGTCGCCACCGGCCGCCGCCTCGCCGGGGTGCGTCTGCACTCCGACACCTCCGGCGTCACCGTGTCCTCGGGCCGGCCGACCGGGCCCGGGGTGATCCTGACCGTCGCCGCCGGCTACACGACGCCGTCGCTGCTCGGGCTGGGCGCCTCCGGCCTGCTCGCCACCGGGCGGATCAGCCTGCTGCTGCAGATCCTCGTCGCGCTGCTGCTGGTCATGCTGGTGGTCGTCCGTAACGCCTTCGGGGTCGTGTCGGTGCTGGTCAGCACGGTTGTCGTGCTCGGGATCTCGTGGTTCGCGGCGGATGACGTCCAGGCCGGCTTCGCCGCCTACGCCACCTGGTTCCTGCTGCTCGGCGCGGTGCGGCCGATCATCGAGGTCCAGCGGCAGCGGCGGCAGCGGCGCGCCCGGGACTCCGACCCGGACCAGCTCGCCCGCCTCACCGGACTGCCGGGTGCCTTCTGGGTCGGCACGTTCGGACTGCTCTCCCTGGGCTGCCTGGCGACCGCGGCGGCCGCGCTGGTCGTCTGA